The following coding sequences lie in one Lolium perenne isolate Kyuss_39 chromosome 2, Kyuss_2.0, whole genome shotgun sequence genomic window:
- the LOC127329891 gene encoding S-locus-specific glycoprotein S13-like — translation MPMYWLPVYAILLFLSWPVLLFASDHRLIPGKPLFPGSVLIFQDGVFALGIFSTSSNHSYMGIWYNSIPEFTVVWVSNRAAPITDLSSANLAVTIGSNLVLSDSNGCVLWTTHSSISVVNSSISAEAMLDNSGNFILRSSAAGSSAVLWQSFDHPTNTLLPGMNLRLSHKMHPLQHLVSWKGQQDPSPGEYSYGADPDNFLQRFIWHGSAPHWRSPVWTNYLLRVSYDMDGIKSSMYMPLHHDGDEVYMSFGKLTGSFGVLLRMEIDYSGKVSILAWESNMSVWKALYTENEEHDCSIYGYCGPYGYCNNTEAVPGTCKCLDGFEPRDDKGWIARRFSQGCRRKEVLRCTTHGDGFLTIPGMKVPDKFIHIRSRSLDECKEECRSNCSCVAYAYSSMSNMDIDGDATRCLVWMGDLIDMEKFTQGGENLYVRANRLRGTIT, via the coding sequence ATGCCAATGTACTGGCTTCCTGTATATGCCATTCTTTTGTTTCTTTCTTGGCCTGTGCTTCTGTTCGCGTCTGACCACCGCCTTATCCCTGGCAAGCCGCTCTTCCCTGGTAGTGTTCTTATCTTCCAAGATGGAGTGTTCGCGCTAGGTATCTTCTCCACATCATCAAACCATTCCTATATGGGAATATGGTACAACAGCATCCCAGAGTTCACCGTGGTATGGGTCTCCAACCGTGCTGCACCAATCACGGATCTTTCCTCTGCAAATCTTGCCGTGACCATCGGCTCCAACCTAGTCCTGTCTGACAGCAATGGCTGTGTTCTTTGGACAACGCACAGCAGCATCAGCGTCGTCAATTCCTCCATATCAGCAGAAGCCATGCTGGATAACAGCGGGAACTTCATCCTTCGATCATCGGCTGCTGGTAGCTCTGCCGTGCTATGGCAGAGCTTCGACCACCCCACCAACACTCTCCTTCCCGGCATGAATCTTAGGCTCAGCCACAAGATGCACCCACTGCAGCACCTCGTTTCTTGGAAAGGCCAGCAGGATCCATCCCCTGGCGAGTACTCCTACGGTGCAGACCCCGACAACTTCCTGCAGCGCTTCATCTGGCACGGTTCAGCGCCACACTGGCGAAGCCCGGTGTGGACAAACTACCTCCTTCGTGTGAGCTACGACATGGATGGAATCAAGTCTTCCATGTACATGCCATTGCATCATGACGGCGACGAGGTGTACATGTCCTTTGGCAAGCTGACTGGCTCCTTCGGTGTGCTTCTCAGGATGGAGATTGACTACTCAGGCAAGGTAAGTATACTAGCCTGGGAGAGCAACATGTCAGTATGGAAAGCCCTATACACAGAGAATGAAgaacatgattgcagtatttaTGGCTATTGTGGTCCCTATGGTTACTGCAACAATACAGAAGCAGTCCCAGGTACTTGCAAGTGCCTTGACGGTTTCGAGCCGAGAGATGATAAAGGCTGGATCGCCCGAAGGTTCTCACAGGGATGCCGCCGGAAGGAGGTGCTAAGGTGTACAACACATGGAGATGGTTTCTTGACCATTCCGGGCATGAAGGTCCCTGACAAGTTCATCCATATCCGAAGTAGAAGCCTTGACGAGTGCAAGGAGGAATGCAGGAGCAACTGCTCCTGTGTGGCATATGCTTACTCCAGCATGAGCAACATGGATATTGATGGAGATGCCACGAGGTGCCTGGTATGGATGGGAGATTTGATCGACATGGAGAAGTTTACCCAAGGAGGGGAGAACCTCTATGTTCGGGCTAACAGATTAAGAGGTACAATTACTTGA